GAGTAAGGTTAACTTTACACCCAGAGTACACCCAGAGTAACTGTTTTCTTTGTACAAGGCATGGACTGTTAACATTGCTTTTCAGATTTTTCTTGTGGTTTCAGATAATGTTTTTTGTAATGCAAGCAGCTTTGTGCTTGTTAGTTATAAAGTTTTAAATCAATAATTGTCTAAGGAAACAGCTTATGCATGGTGCCACACCTGGGGGTTGGACTGTtaataaaatatgaaatgtcattggatttaattaaaattttctaCTTGTGGTTATCCAGAGATGGAAAAGACCCTGTCATCTTATAGTTTCCTTGGTCTTGAGGTATGAATAATACTGAGTTGCTGAAATGACATGCTCTCAAATGCATTTTTAAGAttaatgatcattactatcAATACAACAGCCTATCAAATTAATTGCCCTCACTAAAACTTTCAGTGTATGATTCCAGAAAAATCTTTACCCTCACCACAGAGATAATTGGAAAGAGAAGGAGAGTGTCTTATTTTCCAGGAGTTTTAACTCCAGGAAACTAAAAAGACCCTGTTTCCATATCATTCACAATAAAAAGACCAGGTTTCAATATCAATCACTGTAAATTGTGTTTGGAAATTGCAGAGGAACTGGGGGGATTCTTTGGTTATTTACCTTCATGCTAGAGAGATGGATTTTTTGGAATCACTCCATCAGAGGGCCAAATAGTCCCCTAGAGAAACATTTGAAGTGTCATGATAAGATGGCTgtaaataatcataataataaataataaataacagtCACTAGATTTCACCTACCTGTCCAAGATGGAGGAGAGCATATTTCCTAGACATAAGGGCTGATTACATTTGACAGGTTTGCCTTTCATATGtatttctattgtatttttGTCTTCAGTTTAAATGAAGATAGCACCCCACCAGAGAGGTTTTGCATGTAAAGCAGGGCTATCTTATTGCTAACCCAAGAGGGCAAACCCTTCTCCATGTAAATACACTGGAAAGCTTGTAACATTTCCAAAGCATAGAAACGATGCAAAATTGCagaagaaaattatttgcaaatgacaatttccaagaaatttgtactttcccaaagtaaattttactggaaatattttagaaatttgttgCAAGTTTAtaaatttctaaaatatttccAGTAAAGTTTGCTTTTGAAGAGCAGTTTTcttggaaattgttgttgctaaATAACTTCCAAGGTAATTCCATGGTATTTCCATAATTTGGAAATGTCACTGGCCCCCTCTGCtctattaatttttacaatGTGCAGTtacaaaattgttctatttttcattgattttattCAAGTCTTCAAGATTCAATTCAGATCAAATGAAATAATCCACAAGAGATGGAGGCTGTATATCAAAATATTCAGATGTTGTTGAACCATAGAGACAGCATCGTGCATTTTGGAGTAACACGCAAACAATGTACATTTTGCCGACAGCACTGAGTTGcactttcaagtttttcttaAAATCCAGGAATTTGAAGTAGTTTATGATATCGCCAAATACCCATTCGACGGATACTCTGACTTTGCTCATGGCAGTATTCCAATCTTTCTCATGCTGAGTTATCCTTGGACCTTGAAAAGGGCGTTGTAGCTGTGGGCGGTGCGGGTAGGCAGGATCACCATAGATACATAACACGTTACCATTGGTATCGACAGCATACTGTACTAACTGGTTGTATAGGTCAGATTGGTTTAACATGTAACTGTCGTGCCTTTTTCCTTCGACTGGGCCATATAAATTTGCCACTAGACCATTCGGAACAACCACAGACTGAAATTTGATTGCATGGACCTTTTTATGTCCATTGTACAGTAGTCGTTGATTTGTGCCAGGTCTGCAAACTGGCCTGACTGTACCATCAACAAAGCCAATGCAATTCGATAAAGGTGCACCTTTTTCAAATACTGCATTAGCAAACCTTTCCAAATTCACCGGAGACAGCCAGGGTTGATTAAGGTTGGTCAGTAAACGACCCCAGGCTGTATAGATGTAATCCATAACGAGATTGCTTGCCATACAGAGCTGAGGGACGGGTCTTGCAAATCGGGTGATCATATCCAGGTAACGACAGGGGTAAGCATATCGTTTCAGCAACATGCAAAATCCTTCTAAGCCATCTATTTTTAACCCATTGTAACAGGTGAATTGATCAGGAAGATGAAGAACCTCCATCAAGTTATAAACATCGTTTTTGTAGAATCGAAATTCGGCCTTGCAAACTTCGTCGGCAAGGTTATCGAGAT
This window of the Acropora muricata isolate sample 2 chromosome 14, ASM3666990v1, whole genome shotgun sequence genome carries:
- the LOC136899411 gene encoding uncharacterized protein, with protein sequence MPSFRENRTSLLCAFDSGVINEEEFVLLYDINTAKSPDLPYWNYEQFDLDNLADEVCKAEFRFYKNDVYNLMEVLHLPDQFTCYNGLKIDGLEGFCMLLKRYAYPCRYLDMITRFARPVPQLCMASNLVMDYIYTAWGRLLTNLNQPWLSPVNLERFANAVFEKGAPLSNCIGFVDGTVRPVCRPGTNQRLLYNGHKKVHAIKFQSVVVPNGLVANLYGPVEGKRHDSYMLNQSDLYNQLVQYAVDTNGNVLCIYGDPAYPHRPQLQRPFQGPRITQHEKDWNTAMSKVRVSVEWVFGDIINYFKFLDFKKNLKVQLSAVGKMYIVCVLLQNARCCLYGSTTSEYFDIQPPSLVDYFI